One Phoenix dactylifera cultivar Barhee BC4 chromosome 8, palm_55x_up_171113_PBpolish2nd_filt_p, whole genome shotgun sequence genomic window carries:
- the LOC120103931 gene encoding acidic endochitinase-like, producing the protein MSSLHNMALTLLLSLLVFALFDSSYAGGIAIYWGQNGNEGTLADTCATGRYQFVNVAFLSTFGNGQTPAINLAGHCNPSSNGCTGLSSEIKACQGQGIKVMLSIGGGAGSYYLASSDDAKQVADYLWNNFLGGQSSSRPLGDAVLDGIDFDIEGGTTQHWDELARNLAGYGGQKVYLTAAPQCPYPDAWMGSALSTGLFDYVWVQFYNNPPCQYSSGDASNLVKAWNQWTSSLPKAQVFLGLPAAPQAAGSGFIPAGDLTSQVLPAIKGSSNYGGVMLWSKYYDDLTGYSSSIINAV; encoded by the coding sequence ATGTCCTCCCTTCATAACATGGCACTAactcttctcctttctctcttggtGTTTGCATTGTTTGACAGTTCTTATGCAGGAGGAATTGCCATCTACTGGGGCCAAAACGGAAACGAAGGCACCTTAGCGGATACTTGTGCGACAGGGAGATACCAATTTGTGAACGTAGCTTTCCTCTCCACCTTTGGAAATGGCCAGACCCCAGCCATCAATCTCGCCGGTCACTGCAATCCATCTTCCAACGGCTGCACCGGCCTGAGCAGCGAGATCAAAGCTTGCCAGGGACAGGGCATCAAAGTGATGCTCTCCATCGGAGGCGGCGCGGGGAGCTACTATCTTGCATCCTCTGATGATGCCAAACAGGTAGCAGACTACCTGTGGAACAACTTCTTAGGCGGGCAGTCTTCGTCGCGCCCGCTCGGCGACGCTGTTCTCGACGGCATCGACTTCGACATCGAAGGTGGTACGACCCAGCACTGGGACGAGCTCGCTCGTAACCTCGCGGGGTACGGTGGCCAGAAGGTCTACTTGACGGCGGCGCCGCAGTGCCCCTACCCCGATGCATGGATGGGCAGCGCCCTCAGCACCGGTCTCTTCGACTACGTTTGGGTCCAATTCTACAACAACCCTCCATGCCAGTATAGCTCAGGCGATGCTTCGAACCTCGTGAAAGCATGGAACCAGTGGACTTCTTCGTTGCCCAAAGCACAAGTTTTCTTGGGACTTCCGGCGGCTCCTCAGGCCGCCGGGAGTGGCTTCATTCCTGCCGGCGATCTCACGTCTCAGGTGCTCCCTGCGATCAAGGGTTCTAGCAACTATGGAGGAGTCATGCTGTGGTCCAAGTATTATGATGATCTCACTGGTTACAGTTCCAGCATTATTAATGCTGTTTAA